Proteins from one Terriglobus tenax genomic window:
- a CDS encoding ArdC family protein, protein MSTTANTAILKTKEQPKTAREVIAENVQFLIEQLEAGHSEALTDYLNAMSRFHNYSLGNILEIARQRPDATRVAGFWTWKNLGRSVKKGEKGIRILAPIIGVRRKKDAEAEKDITKQNTAVLCGFRSTYVFDVSQTDGADLPDMQQVSGDPSENSERLAAFVRSRGITLVYNANIAPALGMSYGGRIAILPGQSKAEEFSTLVHETAHELLHKAERRTATTKSVRETEAEAVAFVVGKAVGLVTGTASADYIHLYHGNASLLAESLEVIQKTAAVILAALEPTIEEESDTAATDEFEEVAA, encoded by the coding sequence ATGAGCACCACAGCAAACACCGCAATCCTCAAAACCAAAGAGCAGCCCAAGACCGCCCGCGAAGTCATCGCGGAGAACGTGCAGTTTCTCATCGAGCAACTGGAGGCCGGGCATTCCGAAGCACTCACCGACTACCTCAACGCCATGAGCCGGTTTCACAACTACTCGCTTGGCAACATCCTTGAAATCGCACGGCAGCGACCGGATGCAACCCGCGTAGCTGGCTTCTGGACATGGAAGAACTTAGGCCGTTCCGTAAAGAAAGGCGAGAAGGGCATCCGCATCCTTGCGCCCATCATTGGCGTTCGCCGGAAGAAAGATGCCGAAGCCGAGAAGGACATCACCAAGCAAAACACCGCTGTGCTATGTGGCTTTCGTTCGACGTATGTTTTCGATGTCTCGCAGACGGACGGCGCAGATCTGCCCGACATGCAACAAGTATCCGGCGATCCCAGCGAGAACTCAGAACGTCTGGCCGCTTTCGTTCGGTCACGCGGCATCACCCTTGTCTATAACGCCAATATTGCCCCGGCGCTTGGCATGAGCTACGGCGGGCGTATTGCAATCTTGCCAGGACAGTCGAAAGCTGAAGAGTTTTCAACGCTGGTACACGAGACGGCGCACGAACTGCTGCACAAGGCAGAGCGCAGGACAGCTACCACCAAGTCCGTGCGTGAGACTGAGGCGGAGGCCGTTGCCTTTGTTGTGGGCAAGGCCGTTGGCTTGGTGACAGGTACGGCGTCCGCCGACTACATCCACCTGTACCACGGCAATGCATCACTGCTGGCCGAATCACTGGAAGTCATTCAGAAGACGGCAGCGGTCATCCTTGCCGCACTGGAGCCGACCATTGAAGAGGAGAGCGATACAGCCGCCACCGACGAATTCGAGGAGGTGGCGGCATGA
- the mobF gene encoding MobF family relaxase produces MLTLSKPLSAGQVRTYHEREFASERQNYWSRNQQGHSEWQGQLAREWGLSGPVGDEHFARLTEGQHPFTQTQMVQHQVSRTYEGKDGKDVTSMEHRAGWDATFSAPKSVSLTALVGGDERVRLAHRDSVRVALGELEHYTQARIGNVHAPETTGKFAVATFEHDTARPVEGYAAPQLHTHSVIFNVTERDNGQTRSLQPRELYASQHFATAIYRAELATRLQQLGYEIERGKYGQPEIKGYTREYLEASSLRREQIKDHLREQGLDGAGAAQIAARSTRDKKELLSPEEVQRQHRELAASFGHQADHVVAAARERSQQHQQEGSPEVAARQAVTYARDHLFEKSAVQDRRALYDIALQRGMGEVTYGQVRQEVNRRFESGEFRQAPSSVRGPQITTAEMVRTEREIVAILENGNQRGYHHPMLLEGRERFDTVERHPELNASQRQAVEQLFASREKIVGMDGVAGAGKTTTLAVVREGAEREGYTVQGFAPTSRAAQKLGEAGIETSTLQMHLARGQKPDIGERRLYVLDESSLASTKQMHEFLTRLHPNDRVLLVGDKRQHEAVEAGRPFAQLQQAGMKTVSLDQIVRQKDSELKQVVEQLAQGDVGVAIQRLEQQGRVHEFKGREERIEAIAKEYARSPENTLVVSPDNRSRMEINQVIHAELQVRGIVNHDEHTVRTLVPRQELTGAARTWAENYEVGDIVRYSRASKETGIGKGEYARVTDVDARSNHVTVKTKDGIERSYDPRRQSGVSVYREEERAFSVGDRVQFTAPANELKVANRELATVERIEDGRMSLRMDDGRNVQIDPAKHPHLDHGYAVTSHSSQGQTADRVLVHVDTELAAKDLLNNRMAYVAVSRGAEDAQLFTNDRSKLGQALGRDVSQQSAHVPEAKLEKSTGIETPEMKQDIGYGHGISM; encoded by the coding sequence ATGCTGACGCTTTCCAAACCGTTGTCAGCGGGTCAGGTACGTACGTACCATGAGCGGGAGTTTGCGTCGGAGCGGCAGAACTACTGGAGCCGTAATCAGCAAGGACATAGCGAGTGGCAAGGACAGCTTGCAAGAGAGTGGGGCTTGTCTGGTCCAGTAGGCGACGAACACTTTGCGCGGCTAACTGAAGGCCAGCATCCGTTCACGCAAACGCAGATGGTGCAGCACCAGGTCTCGCGCACCTACGAAGGCAAGGATGGCAAAGACGTCACCAGCATGGAGCACCGTGCGGGATGGGATGCGACGTTCTCCGCACCCAAGTCCGTATCGCTGACCGCCTTGGTGGGCGGTGATGAGCGGGTGCGATTGGCACATCGCGACAGTGTTCGCGTGGCCTTGGGCGAGCTGGAGCATTACACGCAGGCCCGCATTGGCAATGTCCACGCGCCCGAGACGACTGGCAAATTCGCCGTAGCGACGTTCGAGCATGACACGGCCCGGCCCGTTGAAGGCTATGCCGCACCGCAGTTGCATACGCATTCTGTGATCTTCAATGTCACCGAACGCGACAATGGACAAACGCGCTCTCTGCAACCGCGTGAACTGTATGCTTCGCAGCATTTCGCCACGGCCATCTACCGGGCGGAGTTGGCAACACGGTTGCAGCAGTTGGGTTACGAGATCGAACGCGGCAAGTACGGCCAGCCGGAGATCAAAGGCTACACGCGTGAGTATTTGGAAGCGTCGAGCCTTCGACGGGAGCAGATCAAAGATCATCTTCGGGAACAGGGATTGGATGGTGCCGGAGCCGCCCAGATTGCGGCGCGCTCCACCCGCGACAAGAAAGAATTGCTGTCGCCGGAGGAAGTCCAGCGGCAGCACCGCGAGTTGGCAGCTTCGTTCGGCCATCAGGCGGACCATGTTGTAGCAGCGGCGCGTGAGCGTAGCCAGCAACATCAGCAGGAAGGAAGCCCAGAGGTAGCTGCGCGGCAGGCCGTCACCTATGCCCGCGATCATCTCTTCGAGAAGTCTGCCGTGCAGGACCGCCGTGCTTTATACGACATCGCTTTGCAGCGCGGCATGGGTGAAGTGACCTATGGACAGGTGCGACAGGAGGTGAATCGACGCTTTGAATCGGGTGAGTTCCGGCAGGCTCCGTCCTCTGTGCGTGGTCCGCAGATCACCACCGCCGAGATGGTCCGCACGGAACGCGAGATCGTCGCCATCCTCGAAAATGGCAATCAGCGTGGGTACCACCATCCCATGCTCCTCGAAGGGAGGGAGCGCTTCGATACTGTGGAGCGGCACCCTGAACTAAATGCCTCGCAACGGCAAGCGGTCGAGCAGCTCTTCGCTTCGCGGGAGAAGATTGTCGGAATGGACGGTGTGGCCGGAGCTGGGAAGACAACCACACTGGCTGTAGTGCGCGAAGGTGCGGAGCGGGAGGGATACACAGTACAAGGCTTTGCTCCTACATCCCGCGCGGCACAGAAGCTTGGCGAAGCCGGAATCGAAACATCCACCCTTCAGATGCATCTTGCGCGAGGCCAGAAGCCGGATATCGGCGAGAGACGCCTGTACGTTTTGGATGAATCCTCACTTGCTTCTACAAAACAGATGCATGAGTTCCTGACACGCTTGCACCCGAACGACCGTGTATTGCTGGTGGGCGACAAGCGACAGCATGAGGCAGTCGAAGCAGGTAGACCGTTTGCGCAGTTACAGCAGGCTGGCATGAAGACGGTTTCGCTCGACCAGATCGTGCGCCAGAAAGACTCAGAGCTGAAGCAGGTTGTCGAACAGCTTGCTCAGGGTGATGTAGGTGTGGCTATTCAGAGACTAGAGCAACAGGGCCGAGTACATGAGTTCAAAGGGCGGGAAGAGCGGATCGAAGCCATTGCGAAGGAGTATGCCAGGAGCCCTGAAAACACCTTGGTTGTTTCTCCCGACAACCGTTCGCGCATGGAGATCAATCAGGTCATTCATGCAGAGTTGCAGGTGCGCGGCATTGTGAACCACGACGAGCACACCGTGCGAACGCTGGTGCCGCGACAGGAGCTTACCGGTGCGGCCCGCACCTGGGCGGAGAACTATGAAGTCGGTGATATTGTCCGCTACAGCCGCGCGTCGAAAGAAACCGGCATCGGCAAAGGCGAGTATGCTCGCGTGACCGATGTGGACGCGCGTAGTAACCATGTGACTGTGAAGACCAAGGACGGAATCGAGCGAAGCTACGATCCACGTCGGCAGTCCGGCGTCTCTGTCTATCGAGAAGAAGAGCGTGCCTTTTCCGTAGGAGACCGCGTACAGTTCACCGCTCCCGCGAATGAGTTGAAGGTCGCGAACCGTGAACTGGCGACAGTCGAGCGGATCGAGGATGGACGGATGAGTCTGCGCATGGACGATGGACGGAATGTCCAGATCGATCCTGCCAAGCATCCGCATCTCGATCATGGCTACGCAGTGACCAGTCATTCCAGCCAGGGACAGACCGCAGACCGGGTGCTGGTCCATGTCGATACCGAGCTTGCTGCCAAAGACCTTCTGAACAACCGCATGGCCTATGTAGCTGTCTCGCGCGGCGCAGAGGATGCGCAGCTCTTCACCAATGACCGTAGCAAGCTGGGGCAAGCACTCGGACGGGACGTGTCGCAGCAGAGTGCCCATGTCCCAGAAGCCAAGCTGGAAAAGAGCACTGGGATAGAGACCCCGGAGATGAAGCAAGACATCGGATACGGTCACGGCATTTCGATGTAA
- a CDS encoding helix-turn-helix domain-containing protein, which translates to MSSSTINVEENLDAWISQSEAARIRGVSKQAIAKLIARERLSARKIGGRMLVLRSEVEAFTPMPIGRPRKETGPQKAPVKKSAVRKVTPKKTK; encoded by the coding sequence GTGTCGTCGTCAACCATAAATGTTGAAGAAAACCTTGACGCTTGGATTTCCCAATCTGAAGCTGCGCGAATACGTGGAGTGTCCAAGCAAGCCATCGCCAAACTTATTGCGCGCGAGCGATTGAGTGCACGCAAAATCGGTGGCCGGATGCTAGTGCTTAGATCAGAGGTTGAAGCCTTTACACCTATGCCCATTGGAAGGCCACGAAAGGAAACGGGCCCCCAAAAGGCACCCGTTAAGAAGTCGGCTGTCAGGAAGGTAACGCCTAAGAAGACCAAATAG
- a CDS encoding helix-turn-helix domain-containing protein — translation MKWDFRHHLLLQIEMLRGELSHQELSKRLGDIHERCLARYIAGKSHLTERDFNEIAKALGVGSDVLARTWASSLGLSVSGDAVTSMVHEAHMRWLKSSRIHGVPSSPSPMAIIRAKYSDQLSWKTPPLWFGARRAECKRKGTPEEHARFARAYAMLIESVHGGLSAREIGAMRGISASRATYLMVCAAYRWADSKKIDLLCRSVPFKNEALFVKQLYAGLEFFAQQKFHELAKEARAARAAGNNKDSL, via the coding sequence ATGAAATGGGATTTTCGGCACCATCTGCTCTTGCAGATTGAAATGTTGCGGGGAGAACTCTCGCATCAGGAGTTAAGCAAGCGGCTCGGCGATATCCACGAACGCTGTCTGGCACGGTATATCGCTGGAAAGTCCCATCTGACTGAACGGGACTTCAACGAAATCGCCAAAGCATTAGGTGTGGGCTCCGATGTGTTGGCGCGGACATGGGCGTCCTCGCTTGGACTTTCTGTTTCCGGCGATGCGGTGACTTCGATGGTTCACGAGGCGCACATGCGATGGCTGAAATCCTCCCGCATCCACGGTGTTCCAAGCAGCCCTTCGCCCATGGCAATCATCCGGGCGAAGTATTCCGATCAGCTTTCTTGGAAGACGCCTCCTCTCTGGTTCGGGGCTCGTCGTGCGGAATGCAAGAGAAAGGGCACTCCTGAAGAACATGCGAGATTTGCACGCGCCTACGCGATGCTGATCGAGTCCGTGCATGGAGGTCTGTCTGCCCGTGAGATTGGCGCTATGCGCGGGATCAGCGCCAGCCGAGCAACGTACTTGATGGTGTGTGCTGCCTACAGATGGGCGGATAGCAAGAAGATCGACCTCCTATGTCGCTCTGTGCCATTCAAGAATGAAGCCCTCTTCGTGAAGCAGCTCTATGCAGGGCTAGAGTTCTTCGCTCAGCAAAAGTTTCATGAGCTCGCGAAGGAAGCCAGGGCAGCGAGAGCAGCAGGCAACAACAAGGATTCTCTATGA
- a CDS encoding helix-turn-helix domain-containing protein: MMSRTNPAAFQRYVKEHQRCLGVAVYEARTEKGLSLEELAKRAKMSTRWLKKYEANQIHTNYSIGRLDRIAQALGADLVDIYSRAGELTGPPPWITREVPNER; encoded by the coding sequence ATGATGTCGCGGACGAATCCTGCCGCCTTTCAGCGGTATGTGAAGGAACATCAACGCTGCCTGGGCGTGGCAGTCTACGAGGCGCGTACGGAGAAAGGCTTGTCGCTGGAGGAACTGGCGAAGCGCGCAAAGATGTCCACACGATGGCTGAAGAAGTACGAGGCCAACCAGATTCATACCAACTACTCGATTGGGAGGCTGGATCGGATCGCTCAGGCACTTGGTGCGGACTTGGTCGATATCTATAGCCGGGCAGGTGAGTTGACAGGGCCACCACCGTGGATCACGAGGGAGGTCCCGAATGAGCGCTAA
- a CDS encoding AAA family ATPase, with protein sequence MSSFTVSIENCNCIENAKIVICEGTLNIKYGPNGLGKSTIARALIATVTNNGLLQTLKPFKHRGASGQHEPVVHGAENIGSVLVFDESYVSQFVFQRDEVLKNSFDIFIKTDTYKAAMQEIEGLLAGIKSAFEGNEALSNTISDLKEVRDAFGVTKSGALSKSSKGYKAFGSGNKIENIPLQLKPFEAFIRSEQPASWIAWQTKGNVFLDLSDNCPYCASDIREPEKKDIVKQVAKEYDTKSIEHLSALRAIIARLGNYFEQSCRESLEKITKSKIELSLEETNFLSALRGDVETLIVKLEGLRSISFFALRDAGKIDDEVAKLKIDLSLLARLNSSETQSVIDPINEKLQELLVKIGELKGKINRHKSHIEQSIHENQNSINGFLKSAGYKYSVVIKPEADSYKMKLVHQDFGEHLEAAAQHLSYGEKNAFALVLFMHQVLSEKPGLAILDDPVSSFDKTKKFAILNELFRGKASLRNATVLMLTHDIEPAIDIIRSVKRLFQHPKPTAYFLASKDGVVSEVEIKDSDIQTFAQICDANVRDLSDEVIKCIYLRRHFEILNDLGSEYNYLANLLHGRATPVLKSSSGDVAMTTVEIAAALAEIRKSIPDFNYDAVLSIISDKGEMQRRFQTATVGYDKLQLFRIYRQVHQATVDDNSILQKFVNESFHIENEYVMQLNPHKFDNIPEYVLQECTQIILAN encoded by the coding sequence ATGAGTTCGTTTACAGTCTCAATTGAAAACTGCAACTGCATCGAGAACGCTAAAATCGTCATTTGTGAAGGGACTCTTAATATCAAGTACGGCCCCAATGGACTTGGTAAGAGTACGATTGCACGAGCACTTATCGCCACTGTGACGAATAACGGCTTGCTTCAAACCTTGAAGCCATTCAAACACCGGGGAGCGAGCGGGCAGCACGAGCCTGTTGTTCATGGTGCCGAGAATATCGGATCAGTTCTTGTCTTTGACGAATCTTATGTCTCCCAGTTCGTTTTCCAGCGCGATGAGGTCCTTAAAAATAGCTTCGATATATTTATCAAAACAGATACTTATAAGGCCGCGATGCAAGAAATTGAAGGCCTTCTTGCGGGTATCAAGTCTGCTTTCGAAGGCAATGAAGCATTAAGCAACACAATTTCTGATCTAAAAGAAGTTCGCGATGCCTTCGGCGTCACAAAGTCCGGTGCGCTCTCCAAATCCAGTAAGGGTTACAAAGCCTTCGGTTCTGGAAATAAAATTGAAAACATTCCGCTCCAGCTCAAACCGTTTGAAGCTTTCATCAGGAGTGAGCAGCCAGCCAGTTGGATTGCATGGCAAACAAAAGGAAACGTATTTCTGGATTTATCCGACAACTGCCCCTACTGCGCATCAGACATCCGGGAACCCGAAAAGAAAGACATAGTCAAACAAGTTGCCAAAGAATACGACACGAAATCTATTGAACATTTAAGTGCTTTACGCGCGATCATTGCAAGGCTTGGCAACTACTTTGAACAATCATGCCGGGAAAGTCTGGAGAAGATAACAAAATCGAAGATCGAGTTATCTCTGGAAGAGACAAATTTTCTGAGCGCACTTCGCGGGGATGTCGAAACGCTGATCGTCAAGCTCGAAGGGCTGCGGTCCATCTCATTCTTCGCTCTTCGTGATGCAGGCAAAATCGATGATGAAGTTGCAAAGCTGAAGATTGATCTTTCATTGTTGGCAAGACTCAACTCGTCAGAGACGCAATCCGTTATCGATCCTATAAATGAAAAACTTCAGGAACTATTAGTTAAGATTGGAGAGCTTAAGGGAAAAATCAACCGGCATAAGAGCCACATTGAGCAGTCCATTCATGAAAATCAGAATAGTATCAATGGATTTCTGAAGTCCGCCGGCTACAAGTACAGCGTGGTTATTAAGCCAGAGGCCGATTCTTACAAGATGAAGCTGGTACACCAGGATTTCGGTGAGCATCTGGAAGCCGCTGCACAGCACCTAAGCTACGGAGAAAAGAATGCTTTTGCTCTTGTCTTATTTATGCATCAAGTTCTGAGCGAGAAACCCGGACTTGCCATCTTAGATGATCCCGTGTCGTCTTTCGATAAGACGAAAAAGTTTGCAATTCTGAATGAGCTTTTCCGTGGGAAGGCCAGTTTGCGAAACGCAACTGTGCTCATGCTGACGCACGACATAGAGCCTGCAATCGATATCATTCGAAGCGTAAAAAGGCTGTTTCAGCATCCAAAACCGACTGCATATTTTCTTGCGTCAAAAGACGGTGTTGTTTCCGAGGTTGAGATCAAAGACTCCGACATCCAGACCTTCGCTCAGATATGCGATGCAAATGTCAGAGACCTATCGGATGAGGTCATCAAATGCATCTACCTGAGGCGGCATTTCGAAATCCTTAATGATCTTGGGTCTGAGTACAACTACCTCGCCAATCTTTTACACGGAAGAGCAACTCCGGTTCTGAAGTCAAGTTCTGGCGATGTTGCAATGACGACCGTAGAAATTGCAGCTGCACTGGCTGAGATTAGGAAATCCATCCCGGATTTTAATTATGATGCCGTGCTTTCTATCATTAGTGACAAAGGGGAAATGCAGCGCCGATTCCAGACGGCAACAGTTGGATATGACAAATTGCAACTCTTCAGGATATACAGGCAGGTTCACCAGGCAACCGTCGATGACAACAGCATTCTCCAGAAATTTGTGAATGAATCTTTCCACATCGAAAACGAGTATGTGATGCAACTCAACCCACACAAATTTGACAACATTCCTGAATATGTCTTGCAGGAATGCACCCAGATTATCTTGGCGAATTAG
- a CDS encoding carbon-nitrogen hydrolase family protein, with product MTTDEQESTWEDIRSAFRSFSALSPTPDIVLLPELALPRGQINSLRTAAASLGSIVIAGLDYKIEHETKTVWNEAMVMVPASRRSIPPKVPAFVNIGKTFPAPGEHAKLQQSGWRFRGDPKLWLFRSDDIGDFGVSICYDLMDLERALLYQGRVHHMFVIAYNQDTESFRHHAESLARTMYCNMVICNTGFFGGSIAVSPYYEPWRRTVYRHDGNDMFATQVISLPVQSLDDAQLAAPTSSQKRLFKSLPPGWRRLGARPNLTRQDLHLGRADR from the coding sequence ATGACCACTGATGAGCAAGAGAGCACTTGGGAAGACATCAGGAGTGCCTTCCGCAGCTTTTCTGCCTTGTCACCAACTCCCGATATTGTCCTTTTACCTGAGCTTGCACTGCCTCGAGGTCAAATTAACAGTTTAAGAACAGCCGCTGCTTCATTGGGAAGCATAGTTATCGCGGGACTTGATTATAAGATCGAGCACGAAACCAAAACCGTATGGAATGAAGCAATGGTTATGGTTCCTGCATCGAGAAGGAGTATCCCGCCGAAAGTGCCAGCATTTGTGAATATAGGGAAAACGTTCCCTGCGCCGGGGGAGCATGCGAAGTTACAACAATCGGGATGGAGGTTCAGAGGTGACCCTAAGCTGTGGCTCTTCAGGTCCGATGATATCGGAGACTTCGGTGTGTCCATATGTTACGACTTAATGGACCTTGAAAGAGCGTTGCTGTATCAAGGCCGAGTGCATCACATGTTCGTTATTGCATACAACCAGGACACCGAATCATTTAGACACCATGCGGAATCGCTAGCTCGCACCATGTATTGCAATATGGTCATTTGCAATACAGGTTTCTTTGGCGGTTCCATTGCCGTATCTCCCTACTATGAGCCGTGGCGTCGTACTGTCTATCGACATGACGGAAATGATATGTTTGCTACTCAAGTGATCAGCCTTCCTGTGCAGAGCTTGGATGACGCTCAGCTTGCTGCGCCGACATCTTCACAGAAGCGTCTTTTTAAGAGTCTGCCCCCTGGCTGGAGACGTCTTGGAGCGCGCCCAAACCTGACGCGGCAAGACCTTCATCTTGGGAGAGCTGACAGATGA
- a CDS encoding DUF6908 domain-containing protein, which yields MKIILNILKKAGGWRPNLYIKIENPPYLPLVIEGMPESGPLGLPALAVAHYGEQNGDAMRDPEMCFELGLAGGAHLIPYFWRNDSVAVEQVSRAIIRDHYVALLELQKRHEKLAEIWDNNLRLQGYEDAFTSKCILG from the coding sequence ATGAAGATCATTCTCAACATCCTCAAGAAAGCCGGAGGTTGGCGACCGAACCTCTATATCAAAATCGAGAACCCGCCCTATTTGCCGTTGGTCATCGAGGGAATGCCGGAGTCAGGCCCACTCGGTCTCCCTGCGCTGGCAGTCGCCCACTATGGCGAACAGAACGGCGACGCCATGCGCGACCCGGAAATGTGTTTCGAGCTTGGTCTCGCAGGAGGCGCACACCTGATTCCGTACTTTTGGCGAAATGACTCTGTAGCAGTAGAGCAGGTCTCACGTGCCATCATCCGTGACCACTACGTCGCTCTTCTCGAATTGCAGAAGCGACACGAGAAGTTGGCGGAGATATGGGACAACAACCTGCGCTTGCAGGGCTACGAAGACGCTTTCACGAGCAAATGCATTCTCGGCTAA